In Pleurocapsa sp. PCC 7319, the following are encoded in one genomic region:
- a CDS encoding phosphoribulokinase — MTADLDRVVLIGVAGDSGCGKSTFLRRLTDLFGEEFMTVICLDDYHSLDRKGRKAAGVTALNPKANNFDLMYEQIKALKEGKAIDKPIYNHETGELDPPERIEPNKVVVIEGLHPLYDQRVRELVDFGVYLDISDEVKIQWKIQRDMSERGHTYEDILASIKAREPDFKAYIEVQREFADVVIQVLPTQLVDDKETDLLRVRLIQKEGVENFDTVYLFDEGSTIHWRPCGRKLTCAYPGIKMYYGPDAFYNNEVSILEVDGQFDNLEEMIYIESHLSNTGTGHYGEMTELLLKHKDYPGSNNGTGLFQVLVGLKMRETYDKLMTTMAETAKV, encoded by the coding sequence ATGACCGCCGATTTAGACCGAGTGGTGCTTATCGGAGTAGCAGGAGACTCCGGATGTGGTAAATCAACTTTTCTTCGTCGTTTAACTGATCTGTTTGGCGAAGAATTTATGACTGTAATTTGTCTTGATGACTATCATAGTCTTGATCGCAAAGGTAGAAAAGCAGCAGGGGTTACAGCTTTAAATCCTAAAGCCAATAACTTCGACCTGATGTATGAGCAAATTAAGGCTCTTAAGGAAGGTAAAGCGATCGATAAGCCAATTTATAATCATGAAACTGGTGAACTTGACCCTCCTGAGAGAATTGAACCAAATAAAGTCGTTGTAATTGAGGGTTTGCATCCTCTTTACGATCAGAGAGTTCGTGAACTGGTAGACTTTGGCGTTTACCTCGATATTAGTGACGAAGTCAAAATTCAGTGGAAAATTCAACGTGATATGTCCGAAAGAGGCCATACTTACGAGGATATTTTGGCCTCCATTAAAGCTCGTGAACCCGATTTCAAAGCCTACATCGAAGTCCAAAGAGAATTTGCTGATGTCGTAATCCAAGTATTACCTACTCAGCTAGTAGACGATAAAGAAACTGATCTACTTCGAGTTCGCTTGATCCAGAAAGAAGGAGTAGAAAACTTCGACACAGTTTACCTCTTTGATGAAGGCTCAACTATACACTGGCGTCCCTGCGGACGTAAGCTTACTTGCGCTTATCCCGGTATCAAGATGTACTACGGTCCCGATGCCTTCTATAATAACGAAGTCTCGATCTTAGAAGTAGATGGTCAGTTCGATAATCTCGAAGAAATGATCTATATCGAGAGCCACTTGAGTAACACAGGTACAGGTCACTATGGTGAAATGACTGAACTATTGCTTAAGCATAAAGATTATCCTGGTTCTAATAATGGAACTGGTTTATTCCAGGTATTAGTTGGTCTAAAAATGCGTGAAACTTACGATAAGCTGATGACTACAATGGCAGAAACAGCTAAGGTATAA
- a CDS encoding mechanosensitive ion channel domain-containing protein, with the protein MGCGLQRIKAVILLCVLTLWLIALPSLSLAQTDNKNTPDKAPVELDGRTLFEVGNFGIFTARERADQINGVLLDLVDTKDVIDLEVIEDKNQVAIRNSATDPLPNGELQSERHILTVTEADVISAMNNSSQAKIWVEKLENAIKRGRSERSPQNLLKAALIAVGLVLGAIIIQVSLQILRPLSLRQLDRVFHHNSLLDGWEELISQFLRLVFITLPLLLWSGVFFVVTNLFPQARGYRSRIFSILSSPIITLGNSSYSALGVLLLLALTLGLWFAVKNLTKVIKSYILSYTIADRGLQEVVAILTQYILTFLGVIVLWQIWGFDISALAIIASVLSVGIGFGLQNITNNFISGLILNLERPIKVGDLIDVGDLVGTVHRIGARSTEVVTLDRVSIVVPNSQLLENRVVNWNHNDPISRLRLSVGVAYGSDLRKVKAALLNAAKKHSDVLRTPRPQVWFQEFGDSSLKFELLVWIKDPRKQFRLKSDLNYLIDSNLRRYGIEIPFPQRDLHLQSPYLEELFRSWLIAQGFNPPQGKLSKKDIVLQSPSAKQVDPEELIGSLEERLSNEEIHQIVAQMRSSDGLNIRDRRYRLNFYRACFIGSEAVDWLVRKQHFTREEALEFGQILMERGIIFHVTDEHSFRDEFLFYSFNKSY; encoded by the coding sequence ATGGGGTGTGGATTGCAGCGGATTAAGGCAGTCATCTTGTTATGTGTTTTGACTTTATGGTTGATAGCGTTGCCGAGTTTGAGTTTAGCTCAAACAGACAACAAGAATACTCCAGATAAAGCACCAGTAGAATTAGATGGTCGGACTTTATTTGAAGTAGGAAATTTTGGTATTTTCACTGCCAGAGAACGAGCCGACCAAATCAATGGTGTACTTCTTGATTTAGTTGATACTAAAGACGTGATCGATTTGGAAGTAATTGAAGACAAAAATCAAGTAGCGATTCGTAACAGTGCTACTGACCCTTTACCTAATGGAGAATTGCAATCAGAGCGTCATATTTTGACAGTAACCGAAGCTGATGTAATTTCAGCGATGAATAATTCATCACAAGCTAAAATATGGGTAGAAAAGCTTGAAAATGCCATAAAAAGAGGTAGATCGGAACGTAGTCCTCAAAATTTATTGAAAGCTGCCCTCATTGCTGTTGGTTTAGTTTTGGGGGCAATTATAATTCAGGTTAGTCTACAAATACTACGTCCCTTGAGTTTGCGTCAGCTAGACCGAGTTTTTCACCATAATTCACTGCTTGATGGTTGGGAAGAATTGATATCTCAGTTCTTACGATTAGTATTTATAACCTTACCTTTATTGCTCTGGAGTGGGGTATTTTTTGTAGTCACTAATCTTTTCCCCCAAGCTCGCGGATATCGTTCCCGAATATTCTCAATCCTCTCTTCTCCCATCATTACTTTAGGAAATAGTAGCTACTCGGCTTTAGGTGTACTATTGTTGCTGGCTTTGACCTTGGGCTTGTGGTTTGCTGTCAAAAACCTAACTAAAGTAATCAAATCTTATATTTTAAGCTACACCATAGCAGATCGAGGATTACAGGAAGTTGTAGCGATCTTAACCCAATATATTTTGACTTTTCTGGGTGTAATTGTTTTATGGCAAATATGGGGGTTCGATATCAGTGCTCTGGCAATTATCGCTAGTGTTCTCAGTGTGGGGATTGGTTTTGGCTTGCAAAACATAACTAATAATTTTATTAGTGGTTTGATTCTTAATTTGGAAAGACCGATAAAAGTTGGGGACTTGATCGATGTTGGGGATTTGGTCGGTACAGTTCACAGGATTGGCGCACGAAGTACGGAAGTAGTAACTTTGGATCGAGTATCAATTGTAGTTCCTAATTCTCAGTTATTAGAAAATCGAGTTGTTAATTGGAACCATAACGATCCGATTTCACGTTTGCGCTTGTCTGTGGGGGTTGCTTATGGTTCTGATCTGAGGAAAGTCAAAGCGGCACTACTCAATGCAGCTAAAAAACACTCTGATGTACTTAGAACTCCTCGTCCTCAAGTTTGGTTTCAGGAATTTGGCGATAGTTCTCTGAAATTTGAGCTTTTGGTGTGGATCAAAGATCCCCGTAAGCAGTTTCGTCTTAAAAGCGATTTAAATTACTTGATTGATTCTAATTTACGTCGTTATGGTATTGAAATCCCCTTTCCTCAAAGAGATTTACATTTACAATCGCCTTATTTAGAAGAGCTATTTAGGTCTTGGTTGATAGCCCAAGGTTTTAATCCTCCTCAAGGAAAGTTATCTAAAAAAGATATTGTGCTTCAGTCTCCCTCGGCAAAACAAGTAGACCCTGAAGAATTAATCGGTTCTTTAGAAGAGAGACTTTCTAATGAGGAGATACATCAAATAGTGGCTCAGATGCGCTCAAGTGATGGTTTAAATATTCGCGATCGCCGTTATCGACTGAATTTTTATCGAGCTTGTTTTATCGGCTCGGAAGCTGTTGATTGGTTAGTACGGAAACAACATTTTACTAGGGAAGAAGCACTTGAATTCGGTCAGATTTTAATGGAACGAGGTATCATTTTTCACGTCACCGATGAACACTCTTTCCGCGACGAGTTTTTGTTTTATAGTTTTAACAAAAGCTATTAG
- a CDS encoding MotA/TolQ/ExbB proton channel family protein, with the protein MNFLEIIEKGGISMYPLLLLSVLSISTILERLWFWSRVLFKEKKIFNRIMEAAERNWDLVGKIAQEHIHHPLGNFVYSPFRLSNPDPDIFHIALESAAEEQLARMRKGDKILEAIIALSPLLGLFGTVWGLIQALSSIKISDLGTADSSGVTLGIGESLISTAVGLLVAIISLSFYRLFQAFWSNQVRVLRRTGSRLEVMYRDRWMKSEDEGVVVADEDYSFVNIKPPGFKE; encoded by the coding sequence GTGAATTTTCTGGAAATTATCGAAAAGGGTGGTATCTCGATGTATCCACTGCTTCTGCTTTCAGTATTGTCTATCTCAACAATTTTAGAGCGACTTTGGTTTTGGTCAAGAGTACTTTTCAAAGAGAAAAAAATATTTAACCGCATTATGGAAGCGGCCGAACGTAACTGGGATTTAGTCGGTAAAATTGCCCAGGAACACATTCATCACCCTCTAGGTAATTTTGTTTATTCTCCCTTTCGATTGTCTAATCCTGATCCTGATATCTTTCATATTGCCTTGGAATCGGCAGCCGAAGAACAATTAGCGAGAATGCGCAAAGGAGACAAAATTTTGGAGGCGATTATTGCCCTTTCTCCCCTATTAGGTTTGTTTGGTACAGTCTGGGGGTTAATTCAAGCCTTAAGCTCAATCAAAATCAGTGATTTGGGTACAGCAGATTCCTCTGGAGTAACTTTAGGTATTGGGGAATCTTTAATCTCAACAGCAGTTGGTCTATTGGTAGCGATAATTAGTCTCAGTTTTTATCGTCTGTTTCAGGCTTTTTGGTCAAATCAAGTTAGAGTGTTACGACGTACTGGTAGTCGCTTGGAAGTTATGTATCGCGATCGCTGGATGAAATCAGAAGATGAAGGAGTAGTAGTTGCAGATGAGGATTATTCTTTTGTCAATATTAAACCACCAGGATTTAAGGAATAA
- the petH gene encoding ferredoxin--NADP reductase — MYNSSSAFSSSNSQYKNRLFVYEVEGLSQNGNNGSLKAPVRNSGSVLITVPYNRMNQEMRRINSLGGKVVSIKPVGHDTPVPVSQPTPQQQVASNNKSMSQAKSKQAKKKVPVNIYRPKNPYIGKCTEIYDLVGEGGIGTCRHMTFDLSGGDLHYVEGQSIGIVPPGEDEQGKPHKLRLYSIASTRHGDNLEDKTVSLCVRKLEYKDPETGEDVEGVCSSFLCNLNPGDDVSITGPVGKEMLLPEDEDANVIMIATGTGIAPFRAYLWRMFFEGDKNPDYNFKGLAWLFFGIAKTPNILYKDQLDELAEKYPDNFRLDYAISREQKNSEGGKMYIQHRIAEHADKLWELMQNPKTHTYICGLKGMEGGIDEALSAAADKHGVNWDDYRKAMKKEHRWHVETY, encoded by the coding sequence ATGTATAACTCTAGTTCAGCGTTTTCTAGTAGCAATAGTCAGTACAAAAATCGTCTATTTGTTTACGAGGTTGAGGGTCTATCTCAAAATGGCAACAATGGTAGTCTTAAAGCCCCTGTTCGTAACAGCGGTTCTGTGTTGATCACTGTTCCCTACAACCGGATGAATCAAGAGATGCGCCGCATCAACAGTTTGGGTGGAAAAGTAGTTAGTATTAAGCCTGTTGGTCATGACACACCAGTGCCAGTAAGCCAACCTACACCCCAGCAGCAAGTAGCATCTAACAATAAATCTATGTCTCAAGCAAAATCCAAACAAGCTAAGAAAAAAGTTCCAGTTAATATCTATCGCCCTAAAAATCCGTACATTGGTAAATGTACAGAAATCTATGATTTAGTTGGAGAAGGCGGTATTGGAACTTGTCGCCACATGACATTTGACCTTTCTGGTGGAGATTTACACTACGTGGAAGGTCAAAGTATTGGTATTGTTCCTCCTGGTGAAGATGAACAAGGCAAACCGCATAAATTAAGACTATATTCTATCGCTTCTACTCGTCACGGAGATAATTTAGAAGATAAAACTGTTTCATTGTGTGTACGTAAATTAGAATACAAAGATCCCGAAACTGGAGAAGACGTTGAAGGGGTATGCTCTAGCTTCTTGTGTAACCTCAACCCAGGTGATGATGTATCTATTACTGGCCCTGTGGGTAAAGAGATGCTATTGCCAGAAGATGAAGATGCTAACGTTATTATGATTGCCACAGGAACTGGTATTGCCCCATTCCGTGCTTATCTATGGCGTATGTTCTTTGAGGGAGACAAAAACCCAGACTATAACTTTAAAGGTTTAGCTTGGTTATTCTTTGGTATTGCCAAAACTCCTAATATCCTCTATAAGGATCAGCTCGATGAATTGGCCGAGAAATATCCTGATAACTTCCGTTTAGACTATGCCATCAGCCGTGAGCAGAAGAACTCCGAAGGCGGCAAAATGTACATTCAACACCGAATCGCCGAACACGCTGATAAGCTTTGGGAATTGATGCAGAATCCTAAAACCCATACTTATATTTGTGGTCTGAAAGGTATGGAAGGCGGTATTGACGAAGCATTAAGTGCGGCAGCAGATAAGCATGGCGTTAACTGGGATGATTATCGTAAAGCGATGAAAAAAGAACACCGCTGGCACGTTGAAACCTACTAG
- a CDS encoding histidine triad nucleotide-binding protein: MTDTIFGKIIRREIPADIVYEDDLALAFKDVNPQAPTHILVIPKKPIPRLSESSQVDSSLMGHLLMTVKKVAEQANLHNGYRVVINNGVDAGQSVDHLHLHILGDRPMKWPPG; encoded by the coding sequence ATGACAGATACTATTTTTGGCAAGATTATTCGCCGCGAAATTCCTGCCGATATTGTCTATGAAGATGATTTAGCCTTGGCGTTTAAAGATGTTAATCCCCAAGCACCAACTCACATTTTAGTTATTCCCAAAAAACCAATTCCCCGTTTGTCAGAGTCCAGTCAAGTAGATAGTTCGCTTATGGGTCATCTATTGATGACAGTTAAGAAAGTTGCCGAGCAAGCAAATCTCCACAACGGTTATCGAGTAGTGATCAATAATGGTGTCGATGCCGGACAAAGTGTGGATCATCTACATTTGCATATTTTAGGCGATCGCCCCATGAAGTGGCCTCCAGGATAA
- the ftsH2 gene encoding ATP-dependent zinc metalloprotease FtsH2 has translation MKNFSWRIVLLWTLPLLVVGFFLWQGTFTTPNASSSLNGNSASTRMTYGRFLDYLNSGRVSSVELYENGRTAIVQAIDPELDNRIQKLRVDLPANSPELITKLRDADVNFDYHPASNEGAVWGLLGNLIFPIILIGALFFLFRRSNNMPGGPGQAMSFGKSKAKFQMEAKTGIMFDDVAGIDEAKEELQEVVTFLKQPERFTAVGAKIPKGVLLVGPPGTGKTLLAKAIAGEAGVPFFSISGSEFVEMFVGVGASRVRDLFKKAKENAPCLIFIDEIDAVGRQRGAGIGGGNDEREQTLNQLLTEMDGFEGNTGIIIIAATNRADVLDSALMRPGRFDRQVMVDNPDIKGRLEILEVHARNKKIAPEVSLDAIARRTPGFSGADLANLLNEAAILTARRRKEAVTMLEIDDAVDRVVAGMEGTPLTDGKSKRLIAYHEIGHAIVGTLVKDHDPVQKVTLIPRGQAQGLTWFTPNEDQGLISRSQLMARIAGAMGGRAAEEEIFGNDEVTTGAGGDLQQVTEMARQMVTIYGMSDLGPVALGGQGGEVFLGAGLTSRAEYSEEVASRIDDQVRQIAEHGHELARKIVRENREVIDRLVDLLIEKETIDGEELKQIVSEYTAVPDKERFVPQI, from the coding sequence ATGAAGAATTTTTCCTGGAGAATCGTATTACTTTGGACATTACCTTTGCTGGTAGTGGGCTTTTTCCTCTGGCAAGGAACTTTTACTACTCCCAACGCTAGCAGTAGTTTAAATGGCAATTCGGCTAGTACCCGTATGACCTATGGTCGCTTCTTAGACTATCTCAACTCAGGACGAGTTTCTTCTGTAGAACTATATGAAAATGGTAGAACTGCCATAGTACAAGCAATTGATCCAGAATTAGACAACCGAATCCAAAAGCTCAGAGTTGACTTACCTGCCAATTCACCTGAATTAATTACTAAATTACGAGATGCTGATGTTAACTTCGATTATCATCCTGCTAGTAATGAAGGTGCAGTTTGGGGACTATTAGGTAATCTCATTTTTCCCATCATCCTCATTGGAGCATTATTCTTCTTGTTCCGTCGTTCCAACAATATGCCTGGTGGTCCAGGACAAGCAATGAGCTTTGGTAAATCTAAAGCCAAGTTCCAAATGGAAGCAAAAACAGGCATCATGTTTGATGATGTTGCCGGTATTGACGAGGCCAAAGAGGAACTCCAAGAAGTTGTTACCTTTTTGAAACAGCCTGAAAGATTCACTGCAGTTGGAGCGAAAATTCCTAAAGGAGTATTATTAGTTGGCCCTCCTGGAACTGGTAAAACTCTTCTCGCCAAAGCGATCGCTGGTGAAGCAGGCGTTCCGTTCTTCAGTATCTCTGGTTCGGAATTTGTGGAAATGTTTGTCGGCGTGGGTGCGTCTCGTGTCCGTGACTTGTTTAAAAAAGCGAAGGAAAACGCCCCCTGTTTGATCTTTATTGATGAGATTGATGCCGTAGGTCGTCAGCGTGGTGCTGGTATCGGTGGTGGTAACGACGAAAGAGAGCAAACTCTTAACCAATTACTAACCGAGATGGATGGTTTTGAGGGCAACACAGGTATCATTATCATTGCTGCTACTAACCGTGCTGATGTTCTAGATTCTGCCTTAATGCGTCCTGGTCGTTTTGACCGTCAGGTAATGGTAGATAACCCCGATATTAAGGGTCGTCTCGAAATCCTTGAAGTTCACGCTCGCAATAAGAAAATTGCTCCTGAAGTTTCTTTGGATGCGATCGCTCGCCGTACTCCTGGCTTCTCTGGTGCAGATTTAGCAAACTTGCTCAATGAGGCAGCAATTTTAACTGCCAGAAGACGTAAAGAAGCTGTCACCATGCTCGAAATCGATGATGCGGTAGATCGGGTTGTAGCTGGGATGGAAGGTACTCCGCTCACAGATGGTAAGAGTAAGCGATTGATCGCCTATCACGAAATTGGTCACGCGATCGTAGGAACTCTGGTTAAAGACCATGACCCAGTACAAAAAGTAACTTTGATTCCTCGGGGACAAGCTCAAGGCTTAACTTGGTTTACACCGAATGAAGACCAAGGTCTAATCAGCCGTTCTCAGTTAATGGCTAGAATTGCTGGAGCAATGGGTGGTCGTGCCGCCGAAGAAGAAATTTTTGGTAACGACGAAGTCACTACTGGAGCTGGTGGTGACTTACAACAGGTAACTGAAATGGCAAGACAGATGGTTACTATCTACGGCATGAGTGATCTTGGTCCCGTTGCTTTAGGTGGACAAGGAGGCGAAGTATTCCTCGGTGCAGGTCTAACCTCCCGTGCTGAATATTCCGAAGAAGTAGCCTCTCGCATTGACGATCAAGTCCGTCAAATCGCAGAACATGGTCACGAATTAGCTCGCAAAATTGTTCGCGAAAACCGTGAAGTAATTGATCGCTTAGTTGACTTGTTAATTGAAAAAGAAACTATTGATGGCGAAGAATTAAAACAAATTGTTTCTGAATATACTGCTGTACCGGATAAAGAAAGATTTGTACCTCAAATCTAA
- a CDS encoding SDR family oxidoreductase → MVSKSDLILVAGITGGVGQLVAAKLLAKNLNVRGLTRNKAQAESMFDRQVELLEGDLREPNTLVSATKGVDYIICCTGTTAFPSARWDFINFVQPSNDPQAVDSEGVKNLVANAPHDLKRFVFVSSCGVLRKEQFPFKLLNLFGVLDAKLEAEKAIIASGFPYTIIRPGRLIDGPYTSYDLNTLIRAKTDGKKAVVLENGDRLNGETSRVDVANVCVESLFYELAVNRDFAIINSGERPQNTNWEQLFSHL, encoded by the coding sequence ATGGTATCTAAATCCGATCTGATTTTGGTTGCTGGTATTACTGGTGGTGTGGGTCAGCTAGTTGCGGCTAAACTATTAGCCAAAAACTTGAATGTTCGTGGCTTAACCAGAAATAAAGCTCAAGCTGAATCAATGTTTGATCGCCAAGTTGAACTCTTGGAAGGAGATCTTCGTGAGCCAAATACTCTCGTTAGCGCTACCAAGGGAGTAGACTATATAATCTGCTGTACTGGGACAACGGCTTTCCCGTCAGCGCGTTGGGATTTTATTAATTTTGTTCAACCTTCTAATGATCCTCAAGCTGTAGATAGCGAAGGGGTAAAAAACCTGGTTGCTAATGCACCCCATGATTTAAAACGGTTTGTCTTTGTCTCTTCCTGTGGTGTATTGCGTAAAGAGCAGTTTCCTTTTAAGCTTCTCAATCTCTTTGGAGTTCTAGATGCCAAACTTGAGGCGGAAAAAGCAATAATTGCTTCCGGTTTTCCTTACACTATTATTCGTCCTGGGCGTTTGATTGATGGTCCTTATACTTCCTATGATTTAAATACTTTAATTCGAGCCAAAACCGATGGCAAAAAAGCCGTAGTTCTTGAGAACGGAGATCGGTTAAACGGGGAAACTAGTCGTGTTGATGTAGCTAATGTTTGTGTAGAATCACTATTTTATGAGCTGGCAGTTAATCGAGATTTTGCCATAATTAATTCTGGAGAACGTCCTCAGAATACTAATTGGGAACAGCTTTTTTCGCATTTATAA
- a CDS encoding biopolymer transporter ExbD — MTSKKKYQPRPIKPMKLWQDEGESSGANIEILPLIDVIFCILTFFILAAVNFSRQQAISLDLPQAKTGAPQMQNILIVTIDDIGQLYVDQNLVSRSDLAWEIKKYRQSNPDGLMTLYAAKNSTYREVVEVLDILREVGGNRVALATLPEGSAPPTIQPTPGVNPALPGLPNSIDPFPNPPAPPTP, encoded by the coding sequence ATGACCTCCAAAAAAAAATATCAGCCGCGACCGATCAAGCCAATGAAGCTTTGGCAAGATGAAGGGGAATCAAGTGGAGCAAATATTGAAATTCTGCCCCTGATTGATGTTATTTTTTGTATTTTGACCTTTTTTATCTTGGCAGCGGTTAATTTTTCCCGTCAGCAAGCAATTAGCTTGGACTTGCCCCAAGCAAAAACAGGCGCTCCTCAAATGCAGAATATTTTAATTGTGACTATTGATGATATTGGTCAGCTTTATGTCGATCAAAATTTAGTGAGCCGTAGTGATTTAGCCTGGGAAATCAAAAAATATCGTCAGTCCAATCCTGATGGCTTAATGACCTTGTATGCTGCGAAAAATTCCACTTATAGAGAGGTAGTAGAAGTATTAGATATTCTACGGGAGGTCGGAGGAAATCGCGTGGCATTAGCAACACTTCCCGAAGGCTCCGCACCGCCAACAATCCAACCTACTCCAGGAGTAAATCCAGCTTTGCCAGGATTACCCAATAGCATCGATCCTTTCCCTAATCCACCTGCTCCACCTACTCCTTAG
- a CDS encoding fatty acid desaturase yields MTVATSEKIPPAWGTIIYMAVIHFVALFALFPSNFSWQALGVAFILYFITAGVGITLGFHRLVSHRSYEVPKIVEYFLIFCGTLAGQGGPLDWIGLHRIHHQYSDTEFDPHNSLKGFYWSHLGWMLCQNPANEKIPRYTKDISGDRFYQVCQHGMIPFQVVLALILYYWGGLPFVVWGIFVRLVIVFHCTWFVNSATHKFGYKSYESNDTSLNCWWVALLTFGEGWHNNHHAFQYSARHGLKWWEIDLTWIMIQTLSWLGLAKNIKLPPNKA; encoded by the coding sequence ATGACAGTTGCGACATCAGAAAAAATCCCTCCAGCCTGGGGGACGATTATATACATGGCTGTAATCCACTTTGTAGCTCTATTTGCTCTTTTTCCCAGCAATTTTAGTTGGCAAGCTCTTGGGGTAGCTTTCATACTTTACTTTATTACAGCAGGAGTAGGAATTACCTTGGGATTTCATCGTCTCGTATCCCATCGTAGTTATGAGGTTCCCAAAATAGTCGAATATTTTTTAATTTTTTGTGGTACGCTTGCAGGTCAAGGAGGTCCCCTAGACTGGATCGGACTTCATCGTATCCATCATCAATATTCTGATACTGAATTTGATCCTCATAATTCTCTTAAAGGTTTTTACTGGAGTCATTTAGGCTGGATGTTATGCCAGAATCCTGCCAATGAAAAAATTCCTCGCTATACCAAAGATATTTCCGGCGATCGCTTTTATCAAGTTTGTCAACATGGCATGATACCTTTTCAGGTTGTCTTAGCATTAATTCTCTATTATTGGGGAGGTCTGCCATTTGTTGTCTGGGGGATTTTTGTTCGTCTAGTAATCGTATTTCATTGCACTTGGTTTGTGAATAGCGCGACTCATAAATTTGGCTATAAAAGTTATGAATCTAATGATACTTCTCTCAACTGTTGGTGGGTAGCATTGCTGACGTTTGGAGAAGGTTGGCACAATAATCACCATGCTTTTCAATACTCTGCTCGCCATGGCTTAAAGTGGTGGGAAATTGACTTAACTTGGATTATGATTCAAACTTTATCTTGGCTCGGGTTAGCAAAAAATATCAAGTTACCGCCCAATAAGGCTTGA
- a CDS encoding methionine gamma-lyase family protein → MKINNLLLEAENALIPIFSGIDTQVKENLKKVLFAFRHHRVGVQHFASVSGYGHDDLGRETLDQVFAKIMNAEAAAVRVQFVSGTHAIASALYGVLRPGDEMLAVAGAPYDTLEEVIGLRGKNQGSLKDFQIDYRQLELTEAETIDWEALSTAVTNKTRLVLIQRSCGYSWRPSLSIEDIGRIVELVKKQNSHTVCFVDNCYGEFVTDREPTAVGADLIAGSLIKNPGGTIVTAGGYIAGKKELVEAAACRLTAPGIGSSGGATLSQNRLMFQGLFLASQMVGEAIKGSHLIAYVFERLGYPVNPVPLVPRRDIIQAIQLGSPEKLIAFCKAIQQHSPVDSFLEPVPDAMPGYESKLVMAGGTFVDGSTSEFSADGPLREPYIAFCQGGTHWTHIAIALEAAIEAII, encoded by the coding sequence ATGAAAATCAACAATCTGCTCCTAGAAGCAGAAAATGCACTAATACCGATTTTTTCTGGTATTGACACCCAGGTCAAGGAAAATCTAAAAAAAGTTTTATTCGCTTTTCGCCATCATCGTGTTGGTGTGCAACATTTTGCTAGCGTGAGTGGCTACGGACACGATGATTTAGGACGAGAAACTCTAGACCAAGTGTTTGCCAAAATTATGAATGCCGAGGCTGCTGCGGTGAGAGTACAGTTTGTTTCTGGGACTCATGCGATCGCCAGCGCCTTGTATGGAGTCCTACGCCCAGGGGACGAAATGTTAGCGGTGGCAGGTGCACCCTACGACACCCTAGAGGAAGTAATTGGTTTACGAGGTAAGAATCAGGGTTCACTTAAGGATTTTCAGATTGATTATCGTCAGCTAGAATTGACTGAGGCAGAAACTATTGACTGGGAAGCTCTCAGCACCGCCGTTACCAATAAAACTCGTTTAGTCTTAATCCAACGTTCTTGTGGTTATTCTTGGCGACCTAGCCTATCGATTGAAGATATTGGCAGAATTGTCGAGTTGGTCAAAAAGCAAAATTCCCATACTGTCTGTTTTGTCGATAATTGTTATGGCGAATTTGTTACCGATCGGGAGCCAACAGCAGTAGGAGCAGATCTGATCGCAGGCTCTTTAATTAAAAACCCAGGGGGAACGATTGTTACTGCAGGAGGCTATATAGCGGGGAAAAAGGAATTAGTAGAGGCGGCGGCTTGTCGCTTAACTGCACCAGGTATTGGCAGTAGTGGCGGAGCGACTTTATCTCAAAATCGACTTATGTTCCAGGGATTATTTCTAGCATCGCAAATGGTAGGAGAAGCAATCAAAGGCAGCCATTTAATTGCCTACGTTTTTGAACGCTTGGGATATCCTGTGAATCCAGTGCCTTTAGTTCCCCGTCGAGATATTATTCAAGCAATTCAATTGGGTTCTCCAGAAAAGCTCATTGCCTTTTGTAAAGCGATACAACAGCATTCTCCTGTAGATTCCTTTTTGGAACCCGTTCCTGATGCAATGCCTGGATACGAGAGTAAATTGGTGATGGCTGGAGGAACATTTGTCGATGGTAGTACTTCTGAGTTTTCGGCTGATGGTCCTTTGCGTGAGCCTTATATCGCCTTTTGTCAAGGAGGAACCCACTGGACTCATATTGCGATCGCCCTAGAAGCAGCAATTGAAGCTATTATTTAG